A part of Vicia villosa cultivar HV-30 ecotype Madison, WI unplaced genomic scaffold, Vvil1.0 ctg.001489F_1_1, whole genome shotgun sequence genomic DNA contains:
- the LOC131635453 gene encoding peroxidase 31-like, producing the protein MICKYKSHIFFIFFLALFPFIQSKLTPNYYEKSCPRFLDIMEETVAAKQQLTPTTAGATLRLFFHDCMIGGCDASVLISSNAFNKGERDADINLSLSGDGFDVVTRAKNMLELECPGIVSCSDIIATAARDLVVLVGGPFYELGLGRKDSLVSRAVDAENKYPTPNMTMNQVIEIFTSKGFTIQEMVALVGAHTIGFSHCKEFSNRLYNFSKTAETDPKYKPEFAAGLKKLCQNYQKDPAMSAYNDVMTPKKFDNMYYKNVKRGLGLLATDSLMFEDKRTKPFVELYAENESKFFEDFGHAMRKVSVLNVKVGKNGEVRNRCDSFNNLDTN; encoded by the exons ATGATTTGTAAATACAAATCTcacattttctttatatttttcctAGCCTTATTTCCCTTTATCCAATCCAAACTCACCCCAAACTACTATGAAAAATCATGTCCAAGATTCTTAGACATCATGGAGGAAACCGTGGCCGCGAAGCAGCAATTAACGCCCACCACAGCTGGTGCTACACTCCGCCTCTTCTTCCACGATTGCATGATTGGAGGCTGTGACGCCTCCGTTTTGATATCCTCAAATGCCTTCAATAAGGGAGAGCGTGATGCAGACATCAATCTCTCCCTCTCAGGAGATGGATTTGACGTGGTGACGCGCGCTAAAAACATGTTGGAGTTAGAATGTCCCGGCATTGTCTCATGCTCTGACATAATCGCAACAGCCGCGCGTGACCTCGTCGTCTTAGTCGGCGGTCCATTCTACGAGTTAGGCCTCGGTAGAAAAGATAGTCTAGTCTCCAGAGCTGTTGACGCGGAAAACAAATATCCAACACCAAACATGACAATGAATCAG GTGATAGAGATTTTCACATCAAAAGGGTTTACAATTCAAGAGATGGTGGCTCTAGTAGGAGCACACACAATAGGATTCTCTCATTGCAAAGAGTTTAGCAACCGGCTCTACAATTTCAGCAAAACCGCTGAAACTGATCCAAAATATAAACCAGAATTTGCCGCGGGGCTAAAGAAACTCTGCCAAAATTACCAAAAGGACCCCGCGATGTCGGCCTACAATGACGTGATGACACCTAAGAAGTTTGACAACATGTATTATAAGAATGTGAAAAGAGGGTTGGGTCTATTGGCTACTGATAGTTTAATGTTTGAGGACAAGAGGACAAAGCCATTTGTGGAATTGTATGCGGAAAATGAAAGCAAATTCTTTGAGGATTTTGGTCATGCTATGCGTAAggtaagtgttttgaatgttaaGGTGGGAAAGAATGGAGAGGTACGAAATAGGTGTGATTCTTTCAACAACCTTGATACTAATTGA
- the LOC131635455 gene encoding uncharacterized protein LOC131635455, producing the protein MSQQKENETKKAKSNDELDKPTEPETIARDAAEKTKPYVPLPPYKPPIPFPQILAKSKTEGQFKKFMELLKQLNITIPFTEAITQMPSYAKFLKEILSNKKKLKDNETVMLTAERSAIIQKNMPHKLKDPGELRPTRMSLQLADRSVKYPVGMLENIPVKIGQFYIPTDFIIMDIQEDSNIPIILGIPFLATAGAIIDLKR; encoded by the exons ATGTCCCAACAAAAGGAAAATGAAACCAAAAAGGCAAAAAGTAATGATGAATTAGATAAACCTACTGAGCCAGAAACTATAGCTAGAGATGCTGCTGAAAAGACAAAACCATACGTACCTCTACCACCATATAAGCCACCTATTCCATTTCCTCAAATATTAGCTAAGTCTAAAACTGAAGGACAATTTAAGAAATTTatggaacttctgaagcaattaaacataacaatACCATTCACCGAAGCCATAACACAAATGCCATCTTATGCCAAATTTCTTAAAGAGATACTGTCTAACAAAAAGAAACTTAAGGACAATGAAACAGTGATGCTCACCGCAGAACGTAGCGCTATTATCCAAAAAAATATGCCACATAagctgaaagaccctg GCGAACTAAGACCAACTAGAATGTCTTTACAATTAGCTGATCGCTCTGTGAAGTACCCTGTAGGTATGCTAGAAAACATTCCCGTTAAAATAGGTCAATTCTATATTCCCACAGATTTCATCATAATGgacatccaagaagattctaacattcCAATCATACTAGGGATACCTTTCTTAGCCACTGCTGGTGCTATCATCGATTTGAAACGATGA